Proteins found in one Paenibacillus dendritiformis genomic segment:
- a CDS encoding ABC transporter ATP-binding protein: MSTEPLLRLNRLSKHFHLGRGQTLKAVHNISFTVRRGETLGMVGESGCGKSTAGRTILRLYEPTDGEAWYGGTNIYRLKPRQLKAFRREMQMIFQDPYASLNPRMTIMDIIGEALDIHRLADSRSARRKRVEELLHLVGLNPDHATRYPHEFSGGQRQRIGIARALAVDPKFIICDEPISALDVSIQAQVVNLLQDLQKRLGLTYLFIAHDLSMVKHISDRVAVMYLGQIVELADSGALYAEPLHPYTRALMSAIPVPDPDIEAGKERIVLSGELPSPLHPPSGCSFRTRCPYANGTCAERKPDFREAKPGHYVACHLA, translated from the coding sequence ATGAGCACTGAGCCATTGCTCCGGCTCAACCGGCTGAGCAAGCATTTCCACCTTGGGCGAGGCCAGACGCTGAAGGCCGTCCATAATATCAGCTTCACCGTTCGCAGAGGAGAGACGCTCGGAATGGTAGGCGAATCGGGGTGCGGCAAATCGACGGCGGGACGGACGATCCTCCGCTTGTACGAGCCGACGGACGGGGAAGCCTGGTACGGGGGGACGAATATATACCGGCTGAAGCCGCGGCAGCTGAAGGCGTTCCGCCGCGAGATGCAGATGATCTTCCAGGACCCGTACGCATCGCTCAATCCGCGCATGACCATCATGGACATTATCGGGGAGGCGCTGGACATTCATCGTCTGGCCGATAGCCGTTCGGCGCGCAGGAAGCGGGTCGAAGAGCTGCTTCACCTGGTCGGGCTCAATCCGGATCATGCCACCCGCTATCCTCACGAGTTCTCGGGCGGCCAGCGCCAGCGCATCGGAATCGCCCGCGCGCTGGCGGTCGATCCGAAATTCATCATTTGCGATGAGCCGATCTCGGCGCTGGACGTATCGATACAAGCCCAGGTCGTCAATCTGCTGCAGGATCTGCAGAAGCGTCTCGGCCTGACCTATCTGTTCATCGCGCATGATCTGTCCATGGTCAAGCATATCAGCGATCGGGTGGCCGTCATGTACTTGGGCCAGATCGTGGAACTGGCCGACAGCGGGGCGCTGTATGCGGAGCCGCTGCACCCGTATACGCGGGCGCTCATGTCCGCCATTCCCGTCCCCGATCCCGACATCGAGGCCGGCAAGGAACGCATCGTGCTGAGCGGCGAGCTGCCGAGTCCGCTGCATCCGCCGAGCGGCTGCTCCTTCCGGACGCGATGCCCGTATGCGAACGGGACCTGTGCCGAGCGCAAGCCTGACTTCCGGGAAGCGAAGCCGGGACATTATGTCGCCTGCCATCTGGCCTGA
- a CDS encoding HAD family hydrolase, translating into MAKYKALFINFYGTLVWEDENILQIVFRNIQVNSRRECSLQEIGTYWWQSLSRLLLDSYGSAYQSQRQLAWECLAETLIYFDSFSRPDDLLALQYANWEQPNLYEDARRFVEQARQSYPVYILSNTDRADIEAALRLHDLQVDGVITSEDVRAYKPRPEMFRCALDQFGVKREDVLHIGDSLSGDVGGATNVGIDTVWLNRKNKLGRFPHTRFICSDLFQLSSYLLQA; encoded by the coding sequence ATGGCGAAGTACAAGGCCCTTTTTATTAACTTCTATGGAACGTTGGTATGGGAAGATGAGAACATTTTGCAGATTGTATTCCGCAATATCCAGGTGAATTCGCGCCGGGAATGCAGCCTGCAGGAGATTGGCACTTACTGGTGGCAGAGCTTGTCCAGGCTGCTTCTCGATAGCTACGGCAGCGCTTACCAGAGCCAGCGCCAGCTCGCGTGGGAATGCCTGGCCGAGACGCTGATTTATTTTGATTCGTTCAGCCGGCCGGACGATCTGCTGGCGCTTCAGTACGCCAACTGGGAGCAGCCGAACCTGTACGAGGATGCGAGACGGTTCGTGGAACAGGCCCGCCAATCCTATCCGGTCTATATTTTGTCGAATACGGATCGGGCCGATATCGAGGCGGCTCTGCGCCTGCATGATTTGCAGGTGGACGGGGTCATTACGAGCGAGGATGTCCGCGCCTACAAGCCGCGGCCGGAGATGTTCCGCTGCGCTCTGGACCAGTTCGGCGTAAAGCGGGAAGATGTGTTACATATCGGAGATTCCTTGAGCGGCGATGTGGGGGGCGCAACGAATGTCGGAATCGATACCGTCTGGCTGAACCGGAAGAACAAGCTGGGCAGATTTCCCCATACCCGGTTCATCTGCAGCGATCTGTTTCAGTTGTCTTCTTATTTGCTCCAAGCATGA
- a CDS encoding ABC transporter ATP-binding protein, whose amino-acid sequence MQRLLEVQDLHVSFHVRGGEVQAVRGIGFHVQPGEAVAIVGESGCGKSVTAQAIMRLLPHPPARIHQGIIRFQGKDLLRVKEREMQSIRGKDIGMIFQDPMTSLNPTMTIGRQITEVLTKHQRMAPQEAKRRAIEMLEMVGIPHPATRFSQYPHEFSGGMRQRAMIAIALACRPALLIADEPTTALDVTIQAQILRVLKHLQRDFGTSIILITHDLGIVADLCDRVIVMYAGQIVETGTKRDIFKQPKHPYTRGLLRSLPRIDQSKDEPLVPIYGTPPDLAKPPDGCPFWARCNDAMRVCQERQPKSTAISGTHSASCWLLHPLAREVAR is encoded by the coding sequence ATGCAGCGCTTGTTAGAAGTTCAAGATCTCCATGTCTCCTTCCATGTCCGCGGCGGCGAGGTGCAAGCCGTGCGCGGCATCGGATTCCATGTCCAGCCCGGCGAGGCCGTCGCCATCGTCGGCGAATCCGGCTGCGGCAAGAGCGTGACCGCCCAAGCAATCATGCGTCTACTGCCGCATCCTCCCGCCCGCATTCATCAAGGGATAATCCGGTTCCAGGGGAAAGATCTGCTGCGCGTGAAGGAGCGGGAAATGCAATCCATTCGGGGCAAAGATATCGGGATGATCTTCCAGGATCCGATGACATCGCTCAATCCGACGATGACGATCGGCCGCCAGATTACCGAGGTGCTGACGAAGCATCAGCGCATGGCACCGCAGGAAGCCAAGCGGCGGGCCATCGAGATGCTGGAGATGGTCGGCATCCCCCACCCGGCCACGCGCTTCTCCCAATATCCGCATGAGTTCTCCGGCGGCATGAGGCAGCGGGCCATGATCGCCATTGCCTTGGCCTGCCGCCCGGCGCTGCTCATCGCAGACGAGCCGACGACGGCGCTCGACGTCACGATTCAAGCCCAGATTCTGCGCGTGCTCAAGCATCTGCAGCGGGATTTCGGAACCTCGATCATTCTGATTACACACGATCTAGGCATCGTGGCGGATCTATGCGATCGCGTCATCGTCATGTATGCGGGCCAAATCGTCGAGACCGGAACGAAGCGGGACATATTCAAGCAGCCGAAGCATCCGTATACCCGAGGGCTGCTGCGTTCCCTGCCGCGGATCGATCAGAGTAAGGATGAGCCGCTCGTGCCGATTTACGGCACGCCGCCCGATCTGGCCAAGCCGCCGGACGGCTGCCCGTTCTGGGCCCGCTGCAACGACGCGATGCGCGTCTGCCAAGAACGGCAGCCGAAATCGACTGCCATCAGCGGAACCCACAGCGCGAGCTGCTGGCTGCTGCATCCGCTGGCACGGGAGGTGGCCCGATGA